ACAGGAACAGTACCACACCAATAATACCGAGCGGCGCAGTTAAAAATACGATAATTGAACGCGAGATACTTTTGAGCTGAATCATCAGTAAAGTCATCACGACTGCTAAGAACAGTGGCATTCCCGCATTCACAGAATTTTGTCCGCGTGCAGACTCTTCTACTGTACCGCCCACTTCTATCAGATAACCACTTGGCAATTGACCTTTAATACTCTCAAGTATAGGGGTGATTTGATTCACCACCGTTGCAGGCTGTAAATCTGTACGAATATCTGCCCGAACGGTAATGGTTGGCAAACGATTACGATGCCAGATCAGACCTTCTTCAAAACCGTATTCAATGTTGGCAATTTGAGCCAGTGGAATAAATGTCCCTTGCGATGTTGGCACAGCCAAACTACTCAGTGAACTTACATCCACACGTTCTGCTTGATCCCCACGTAAACGGATTTCAATCAATTCACGCTTTTCACGATATTGATCAATGGCAGCACCTGCAATGGAGCTATTTAAGAAATTCGCCAAATCTGTACTGGTCACGCCCATTAAGCGCGCACGGTCTTGGTCGATATCGAGTTTAATAACTTTACTTGGCTCACCCCAATCCAAATGCACGTTAGTGGTATTGCTGTTTTCACCGACTTTCGCTGCAACGGTGTGTGCCCATTCACGCACCAAGCTTAGGTCTTCACCCGATACACGAAATTGTAATGGATAGCCCACAGGTGGACCATTTTCCAGTAAAGAGACTCGAGTACGGACTTCAGGCAGAAGCAAGCGAATTTTATTACTCAGGTTTTCACGAATTTCATTACGATCATCAAGTGATGAGGCTAAAACCACAAATTGGGCAAAACTGTTTTGTGGTAATTGCTGATCAAGTGGTAAATAGAAACGCGGTGAGCCTGTTCCGACATAGGCCACATAATTATCAATGCCGTCTTGTTGATTCAAAAAGGCTTCGACTTTACGGACGGCAGCTTCGGTTGCTTTCAGTGACGCGCCTTCTTCAAGCTTCAAATCCACTAAAATTTCTGCACGGTTTGAGGGTGGGAAAAACTGCTGTGGAACCAACTTAAATATCACAATCGAGAGGACAAAAATACCCACTGTGGCTGCAATCACGGTCTTTCGATAGGTCACGCATGCATCCACCCACCGACGAAAACCCTGATAGAACTTGGTCTGATAGGGATCATGTTGCTCACCCGCATGATGCACGATCGGTTGAGGTTCAGGTTGTTTACGTAATCGCGCCCATAAACGCTGATACCATTTGGCTTTTTCAATATGGTTCTGATTAAAATCTGGCAGTAGCTTATCACCTAAATAAGGCACAAAAACCACTGCTGCAATCCATGATACAAGTAACGCAATCGTGACCACTTGGAAGATTGAACGTGTATATTCACCTGTACTTGATGCTGCTGTAGCAATCGGTAAAAAACCTGCTGCGGTAATTAAGGTACCTGTGAGCATTGGAAAAGCTGTGGTTCGCCATGCATGACCTGCAGCTTGTAGACGACTAAAACCCTGCTCCATTTTGATCGCCATCATTTCAATGGCAATAATCGCATCATCCACCAATAGTCCGAGTGCCAAAATTAATGCACCCAAGGAAATCTTATGCAGCCCAACATCAAAGAGGTTCATTCCTGCAAAGGTCATGGCTAAAACCAAAGGAATGGAAAATGCCACCACCAATCCAGTACGGAAACCTAAAGAGAAAAAACTCACCAGCAGTACAATAATGACGGCTTCCGCTAAAACCTTCATAAACTCATTGATTGAGCGCTTCACCGCAACGGGTTGATCAGACACTTTCTGTAGCTGCATGCCTAAAGGCAAAGTCTTTTGTAAGCGTGAAAACTCTTTTTCCAGGTTTTTACCCAGTGCAATAATGTCGCCATTTTTACGCATGGAAACCGCAATACCAATACCATTTTCGCCCATAAAACGCATACGTGGCTGCGCTGGATCAGTAAAGCCACGATAGACTTCTGCGACATCGCCTAGTTGAATAGTCTTGCCATTTACGTGAAGTGGAAGTTGCTGCAATTCTTCTACACTTGCCAATGCACCACTGACTCGCACTTGAATTCGATCGGATGCGGTTTCAAAAAAGCCCGCATTTGCCATGGCATTTTGCTGTTGTAGTGCTTGTTGAATCGTGGTGATGGGTACACCCAGCTGAGCCGCTTTAGTATTTGAAATTTCAATCCAAATTTTTTGATCCTGTAGACCAATTAAATCGACCTTTCCAACATCTTTGACCCGTTGTAGCTGAAGTTGCAAACGATCTGCATATTCTTTTAAGGTCGCATAATCAAAGTCTTTACCATTTAAGACATAAATATTACCGAAGGTGTCACCAAACTCATCGTTAAAGAAAGGGCCTTGTACCCCTTGCGGAAGTTCATGGCGAATATCATTGACCTTCTTACGTACCGTATACCAGACGTCTGCGATGTCTTTAGAGCGCAAATTATCTTTGGCAATAAAGGTGACCATCGACTCACCCGGACGCGAATACGCCATGATGCGTTCATACTGTCCTGTGGTCATCAGTTCTTTTTCAATACGGTCTGTCACTTGTAAAGAAACTTCTTTAGCACTCGCACCCGGCCAGTAACTTTGGATGACCATGACTTTAAAGGTAAAAGGTGGATCTTCACTTTGCGCTAGTTTGGAGTAAGACACGACTCCAATAATGCCCAGCAAAATCATAAAATAAAGCACTAAACCTTTATTTTTCAGTGCCCATTCAGACAGGTTAAAGTTCATATTTAACCTCCTGCCTGAATTTTCACGCTACGA
This window of the Acinetobacter sp. NCu2D-2 genome carries:
- a CDS encoding efflux RND transporter permease subunit; this translates as MNFNLSEWALKNKGLVLYFMILLGIIGVVSYSKLAQSEDPPFTFKVMVIQSYWPGASAKEVSLQVTDRIEKELMTTGQYERIMAYSRPGESMVTFIAKDNLRSKDIADVWYTVRKKVNDIRHELPQGVQGPFFNDEFGDTFGNIYVLNGKDFDYATLKEYADRLQLQLQRVKDVGKVDLIGLQDQKIWIEISNTKAAQLGVPITTIQQALQQQNAMANAGFFETASDRIQVRVSGALASVEELQQLPLHVNGKTIQLGDVAEVYRGFTDPAQPRMRFMGENGIGIAVSMRKNGDIIALGKNLEKEFSRLQKTLPLGMQLQKVSDQPVAVKRSINEFMKVLAEAVIIVLLVSFFSLGFRTGLVVAFSIPLVLAMTFAGMNLFDVGLHKISLGALILALGLLVDDAIIAIEMMAIKMEQGFSRLQAAGHAWRTTAFPMLTGTLITAAGFLPIATAASSTGEYTRSIFQVVTIALLVSWIAAVVFVPYLGDKLLPDFNQNHIEKAKWYQRLWARLRKQPEPQPIVHHAGEQHDPYQTKFYQGFRRWVDACVTYRKTVIAATVGIFVLSIVIFKLVPQQFFPPSNRAEILVDLKLEEGASLKATEAAVRKVEAFLNQQDGIDNYVAYVGTGSPRFYLPLDQQLPQNSFAQFVVLASSLDDRNEIRENLSNKIRLLLPEVRTRVSLLENGPPVGYPLQFRVSGEDLSLVREWAHTVAAKVGENSNTTNVHLDWGEPSKVIKLDIDQDRARLMGVTSTDLANFLNSSIAGAAIDQYREKRELIEIRLRGDQAERVDVSSLSSLAVPTSQGTFIPLAQIANIEYGFEEGLIWHRNRLPTITVRADIRTDLQPATVVNQITPILESIKGQLPSGYLIEVGGTVEESARGQNSVNAGMPLFLAVVMTLLMIQLKSISRSIIVFLTAPLGIIGVVLFLLLFNKPFGFVAMLGTIALSGMIMRNSLILIDQIEQDILDGAETWDAIINATVRRCRPIVLTALAAVLAMIPLSRSIFFGPMAVAIMGGLIVATLLTLFFLPALYAQWFKVKKINKI